The following are encoded in a window of Sphaerisporangium siamense genomic DNA:
- a CDS encoding acyl-CoA synthetase, translating into MEFNHADLFEGLADAIGDRVAVVCGERRLTFAELDAHANRLAHYLAGRGVRPGAHVGVQLYNGVEHIAALLAVLKIRAVPVNVNYRYVERELVYLYTDSDIVALLYDVEFDDRVAAAAPRCPKLATLIAVGGPTRVAGAVPYERALAGRPEGRDGFPRRSGDDLYIIYTGGTTGMPKGVMWRTRDLFAAFGGGNPFGPPLTEPRQVIESASGPRRVVMMPAAPLAHGAAQMATFISWWMGGTVVYTRRFDAVEVLRAIEREKVFGVTITGDAMARPLADAIADGAYDLSSLMAISSTGAILSGAVRERLGELLPHVLIRDGFGSTESGFTAAAVPGSSPESGLRYRPLGTATLAVLDDALRPVRPGSGEIGTLATAGNIAVGYYNDPEKTARAFVTDAAGTRWLLTGDLATVEEDGAVLVFGRGSQCINSGGAKVFAEEVEAVLKGHPEVFDAVVTGVPDERWGSRVAAVVEPRRGAAPTAGELDAYCRGRLSGYKVPRSYAFVENVVRSPSGKADYRWAGAVATSA; encoded by the coding sequence ATGGAGTTCAACCACGCCGACCTCTTCGAAGGACTGGCCGACGCGATCGGCGACCGGGTCGCCGTGGTCTGCGGCGAGCGCCGCCTCACCTTCGCCGAACTCGACGCGCACGCCAACCGCCTCGCCCACTACCTGGCCGGGCGCGGCGTGCGCCCCGGCGCGCACGTCGGCGTCCAGCTCTACAACGGCGTCGAGCACATCGCGGCACTGCTCGCCGTCCTGAAGATCAGGGCGGTCCCCGTCAACGTCAACTACCGGTACGTCGAACGCGAGCTGGTCTACCTCTACACCGACTCCGACATCGTCGCCCTGCTGTACGACGTGGAGTTCGACGACCGCGTCGCCGCGGCCGCGCCCCGCTGCCCGAAGCTCGCCACGCTCATCGCCGTCGGAGGGCCCACGCGCGTCGCCGGGGCCGTCCCGTACGAGCGGGCGCTGGCCGGGCGGCCGGAGGGGCGCGACGGCTTCCCCCGCCGGTCCGGCGACGACCTCTACATCATCTACACCGGCGGCACCACCGGCATGCCCAAGGGCGTCATGTGGCGGACCAGGGACCTGTTCGCGGCGTTCGGCGGCGGCAACCCGTTCGGCCCGCCGCTCACCGAGCCGCGCCAGGTCATCGAGTCGGCGAGCGGCCCACGCCGGGTCGTCATGATGCCGGCGGCCCCGCTGGCGCACGGCGCCGCGCAGATGGCCACCTTCATCAGCTGGTGGATGGGAGGGACCGTCGTCTACACGCGCAGATTCGACGCCGTGGAGGTGCTACGCGCGATCGAGCGCGAGAAGGTGTTCGGCGTCACCATCACCGGCGACGCCATGGCCCGGCCCCTCGCCGACGCGATCGCCGACGGCGCGTACGACCTGTCGTCGCTGATGGCGATCAGCTCGACGGGCGCGATCCTCAGCGGCGCGGTGCGGGAACGGCTCGGCGAGCTGCTGCCGCACGTCCTGATCCGGGACGGCTTCGGCTCCACCGAGTCCGGCTTCACCGCCGCCGCCGTCCCCGGGTCGTCCCCGGAGTCCGGCCTGCGGTACCGGCCCCTCGGGACCGCGACGCTGGCCGTGCTCGACGACGCGCTGCGGCCGGTACGGCCCGGCTCGGGGGAGATCGGGACGCTCGCCACGGCGGGGAACATCGCCGTCGGCTACTACAACGACCCCGAGAAGACGGCGCGCGCCTTCGTCACCGACGCGGCGGGCACGCGGTGGCTGCTCACCGGCGACCTCGCCACGGTCGAGGAGGACGGCGCCGTCCTGGTGTTCGGGCGCGGGTCCCAGTGCATCAACAGCGGCGGCGCGAAGGTCTTCGCCGAGGAGGTGGAGGCCGTGCTCAAGGGCCACCCCGAGGTGTTCGACGCCGTCGTCACCGGGGTCCCCGACGAGCGCTGGGGCAGCAGGGTGGCCGCCGTGGTCGAGCCGCGCCGGGGCGCCGCGCCGACCGCCGGCGAGCTGGACGCCTACTGCCGGGGCCGCCTGTCGGGATACAAGGTGCCGCGCAGCTACGCCTTCGTGGAGAACGTGGTGCGCTCCCCGTCCGGCAAGGCCGACTACCGCTGGGCCGGCGCCGTCGCCACATCCGCGTGA
- a CDS encoding acyl-CoA synthetase: MGSLGFWRLAEADPGWIAAVDPDGTEHTAGDLLTRADRLVHALRALGLRTGDGFCGLVPNGADGLTLYLAALRAGWYYTPVNWHLTGPEIAHIVADSEAKALFVHERYAAEGARGGEPIAPDRRFSFGAAPEFRPVAELTGRHPGTPPSGRTAGATMHYTSGTTGRPKGVRRPLSGLDPDDAAEMTTALLTMFGVTPGRPNVHLVTSPAYHTAVTLFSGTALHMGHTLVYMDKWNAEEMLRLCAAYRVTSSHMVPTHFKHLLSLPEKVRHAHDLSSVRWIIHAAAPCPVPVKRAMLDWWGDRVYEYYAATEGGGAIATPEDWRKHPGTVGKAWPSGALLVVDDEGRPVPPGAHGTVYMKLGRGGFAYKGDPVKTRENRLAREDGEYFTVGDVGHLDEDGFLFLHDRKADVIISGGANIYPAEIENELMVHPKVADVAVFGVPDEEWGERVKAVVEPLPGAEPGPELAAELLRSLEGRVARMKWPRSVDFIDEMPRDPSGKLLKRKLRDPYWAGRDRAI, encoded by the coding sequence ATGGGATCGCTCGGCTTCTGGAGGCTCGCGGAGGCGGACCCGGGGTGGATCGCGGCGGTCGACCCCGACGGCACGGAGCACACCGCCGGCGACCTGCTCACCCGCGCCGACCGGCTCGTCCACGCGCTGCGCGCCCTCGGGCTGAGGACGGGGGACGGCTTCTGCGGGCTCGTGCCGAACGGCGCCGACGGCCTCACGCTCTACCTCGCGGCCCTGCGGGCGGGCTGGTACTACACGCCGGTCAACTGGCACCTCACCGGACCCGAGATCGCCCACATCGTCGCCGACAGCGAGGCCAAGGCCCTCTTCGTCCACGAGCGGTACGCCGCCGAGGGCGCGCGCGGTGGCGAGCCCATCGCCCCGGACCGGCGGTTCTCGTTCGGCGCCGCCCCGGAATTCCGCCCGGTCGCGGAGCTGACCGGCCGGCATCCCGGCACCCCGCCGTCCGGGCGCACCGCCGGGGCCACCATGCACTACACCTCCGGCACGACGGGCAGGCCCAAGGGCGTCAGGCGGCCCCTGAGCGGCCTCGACCCCGACGACGCGGCGGAGATGACGACGGCGCTGCTCACGATGTTCGGCGTCACCCCCGGAAGGCCGAACGTCCACCTGGTCACCTCGCCCGCCTACCACACCGCGGTCACGCTGTTCAGCGGCACGGCCCTGCACATGGGCCACACCCTCGTCTACATGGACAAATGGAACGCCGAGGAGATGCTGCGGCTCTGCGCGGCGTACCGGGTGACCAGCTCCCACATGGTGCCCACGCACTTCAAGCACCTGCTGTCGCTGCCCGAGAAGGTCAGGCACGCCCACGACCTGTCCTCGGTGCGGTGGATCATCCACGCGGCGGCGCCCTGCCCCGTCCCGGTCAAGCGGGCCATGCTCGACTGGTGGGGCGACCGCGTGTACGAGTACTACGCGGCGACCGAGGGCGGCGGCGCGATCGCCACGCCCGAGGACTGGAGGAAGCACCCCGGCACGGTCGGCAAGGCGTGGCCGTCCGGCGCGCTGCTGGTCGTGGACGACGAGGGCCGCCCGGTCCCCCCGGGCGCCCACGGCACCGTCTACATGAAGCTCGGCCGGGGCGGCTTCGCCTACAAGGGCGACCCCGTCAAGACCCGCGAGAACCGGCTGGCCAGGGAGGACGGCGAGTACTTCACGGTCGGCGACGTCGGCCACCTGGACGAGGACGGCTTCCTGTTCCTCCACGACCGCAAGGCCGACGTGATCATCTCGGGCGGGGCCAACATCTACCCCGCCGAGATCGAGAACGAGCTGATGGTCCACCCCAAGGTGGCCGACGTCGCCGTCTTCGGCGTCCCGGACGAGGAGTGGGGCGAGCGGGTCAAAGCCGTCGTCGAACCCCTGCCCGGCGCCGAGCCCGGCCCGGAACTCGCCGCCGAGCTCCTGCGGTCCCTTGAGGGCCGCGTCGCCAGGATGAAGTGGCCGCGCTCCGTCGACTTCATCGACGAGATGCCGCGCGACCCGAGCGGCAAGCTGCTCAAGCGCAAGCTGCGCGACCCGTACTGGGCGGGCCGTGACCGTGCCATCTGA
- a CDS encoding LysR family transcriptional regulator: MDLELRHLKIVRAVAEAGSVTKAATQLGLAQPSLTAQLKRIERTLGGALFERDRNGARPTPLGQLVLTRARVLLPAVRELQEEAVRFANSYEGIPGFRIGATHGPILGGLVERLTAAHPNTPVSTSTSWSARELTSLVSAGRLDFALIGTCGDTPPPSAEAMIWSVVGTDPVFALLSERHPLAGEKELELASLADEGWAVAPGDGCFADCFAGACARAGFVPKTVYETDVATCLHLAKVGKAAVLCQATFELTAGLVMIPLVGAPLRWRHLLGWHSDSLAARAARAIAHHARDAHDDAIRRSAPYAEWLVRNPHFGTVP; the protein is encoded by the coding sequence ATGGATCTGGAGCTCCGACACCTCAAGATCGTGCGCGCGGTCGCTGAGGCCGGGAGCGTCACCAAGGCGGCCACCCAGTTAGGTCTGGCCCAGCCGTCACTAACCGCGCAGCTGAAACGCATCGAACGCACACTCGGCGGCGCTCTCTTCGAGCGCGACCGGAACGGCGCGCGCCCCACCCCCCTCGGTCAACTGGTCCTCACCCGGGCACGCGTCCTGCTGCCCGCCGTACGGGAACTTCAGGAAGAGGCGGTGCGGTTCGCCAACAGCTACGAGGGAATCCCCGGCTTCCGGATAGGCGCCACCCATGGCCCGATCCTCGGCGGCCTGGTGGAACGCCTCACCGCCGCGCATCCCAACACCCCCGTCAGCACGAGCACGTCCTGGTCGGCGCGGGAGCTGACCTCGCTCGTCAGCGCCGGGCGGCTGGACTTCGCGCTCATCGGCACCTGCGGCGACACCCCGCCTCCCTCGGCCGAGGCCATGATCTGGAGCGTGGTGGGAACCGACCCCGTCTTCGCCCTGCTCAGCGAGCGGCACCCCCTCGCCGGAGAGAAGGAGCTGGAGCTGGCGAGCCTCGCCGACGAGGGATGGGCCGTGGCCCCCGGGGACGGCTGCTTCGCCGACTGCTTCGCGGGCGCCTGCGCGCGGGCCGGCTTCGTCCCCAAGACGGTGTACGAGACGGACGTGGCTACCTGCCTCCACCTGGCGAAGGTGGGCAAGGCCGCGGTGCTCTGCCAGGCGACGTTCGAGCTGACGGCGGGCCTGGTCATGATCCCGCTCGTGGGGGCGCCGCTGCGCTGGAGGCATCTTCTCGGCTGGCACTCCGACTCGCTCGCCGCCCGGGCCGCGCGGGCCATCGCGCACCACGCGCGGGACGCCCACGACGACGCCATCAGGCGCAGCGCGCCGTACGCCGAATGGTTGGTACGAAATCCCCATTTTGGGACGGTTCCATAA
- a CDS encoding S1 family peptidase: MIQALQRDLGLTAEQAESRLINESRLTNVEARIRKQLGSRYAGSWLSGPTSSTLTVATSDSASTSSVSGAGVQAKVVRHSLASLNAAKDALDQASRKTSTKSTPVWYVDVRTNAVVVRTPQVADAEGFIAASGADRSAVRVEVSDEAPRTYYDLRGGEAYYIGSGSRCSIGFPVTRGTQGGFATAGHCGSTGASTTGFNRVAQGSFQGSSFPGNDYAWVATNSNWTPQPWVIQNGANIQVAGSTVAVEGASVCRSGSTTGWHCGTVQQRNSSVTYSQGTIYEVTRTSVCAEPGDSGGSFISGSQAQGVTSGGSGNCSSGGTTYFQPVNEILSTYGLTLKTTGGGPDPTGCTGYQQKLSGTLTSNQSQYQPSGGSYTANAGVHRLCLDGPSGTDYDIYLQKLNGSTWTDVASGTTPNPDETVSYTGTAGTYRVRVHAYSGSGAYTLGLTKP, encoded by the coding sequence ATGATCCAGGCCCTTCAGCGTGACCTGGGTCTCACCGCCGAGCAGGCCGAATCCCGCCTGATCAACGAGTCACGCCTGACGAACGTCGAGGCCCGGATCCGCAAGCAGCTCGGCAGCCGTTACGCCGGCTCCTGGCTCAGCGGCCCGACCTCCTCCACGCTGACGGTCGCCACCAGCGATTCGGCCTCGACGTCGTCGGTGTCGGGCGCGGGCGTCCAGGCCAAGGTCGTCCGGCACAGCCTGGCGTCCCTGAACGCCGCCAAGGACGCCCTCGACCAGGCCAGCAGGAAGACCTCCACGAAGTCCACCCCGGTCTGGTACGTCGACGTGCGCACCAACGCCGTCGTCGTCAGGACCCCCCAGGTCGCGGACGCCGAGGGGTTCATCGCGGCCAGCGGCGCCGACAGGAGCGCCGTCCGCGTCGAGGTCTCCGACGAGGCGCCGCGGACGTACTACGACCTGCGCGGCGGCGAGGCGTACTACATCGGCAGCGGCAGCCGCTGCTCCATCGGCTTCCCGGTCACCCGGGGCACCCAGGGCGGCTTCGCCACCGCCGGCCACTGCGGCTCCACCGGCGCCTCCACCACCGGCTTCAACCGGGTCGCGCAGGGCAGCTTCCAGGGCTCCTCGTTCCCGGGCAACGACTACGCCTGGGTCGCGACGAACAGCAACTGGACCCCGCAGCCGTGGGTCATCCAGAACGGCGCCAACATCCAGGTCGCCGGCTCCACCGTCGCCGTGGAAGGCGCCTCGGTCTGCCGGTCCGGCTCGACCACCGGCTGGCACTGCGGCACCGTCCAGCAGCGCAACAGCAGCGTGACCTACTCGCAGGGCACCATCTACGAGGTGACCCGCACCAGCGTCTGCGCCGAGCCCGGCGACTCCGGCGGCTCGTTCATCTCCGGCAGCCAGGCGCAGGGCGTGACCTCCGGCGGATCGGGCAACTGCTCCTCCGGCGGCACGACCTACTTCCAGCCGGTCAACGAGATCCTCTCGACCTATGGCCTGACGCTGAAGACCACCGGCGGCGGACCCGACCCGACGGGCTGCACCGGCTACCAGCAGAAGCTGTCCGGCACGCTGACGAGCAACCAGAGCCAGTACCAGCCGAGCGGCGGCTCCTACACCGCCAACGCCGGCGTGCACCGTCTCTGCCTCGACGGCCCCTCCGGCACGGACTACGACATCTACCTGCAGAAGCTCAACGGCTCCACCTGGACCGACGTCGCGAGCGGCACCACGCCCAACCCCGACGAGACCGTCAGCTACACCGGCACGGCGGGCACCTACCGGGTGCGCGTCCACGCCTACAGCGGCTCCGGCGCCTACACCCTGGGCCTGACCAAGCCGTAA
- a CDS encoding S1 family peptidase encodes MLRRRTVTAGCALAISTLTILATPALADRDPLAAGSAPSQPAPTMVDAMSRDLGITKEQAESRLLNEARLTGTEAKVRESLGGGFAGSWLSGPTSATLTVATTDAAAASKVSGTGVQAVVVERSLAQLNAVKDALDNAAAKAPKSTPVWFVDARTNSVVVQSSQPAEAEAFIAASGADKAAVRVERSGEAPRTYYDLRGGDAYYIGSGSRCSIGFSVRRGTTPGFVSAGHCGRAGQTTSGYNRVAQGSFQGSSFPGNDYSWVSVNSNWTPAGVVKGSGGANVAVRGSTVAVEGASICRSGSTTGWRCGTVQQRNTSVTYSQGTVREVTRTNVCAEPGDSGGSFISGSQAQGVTSGGSGNCSSGGTTFFQPVNEILSVYGLTLVTS; translated from the coding sequence ATGCTTCGTAGACGCACCGTCACCGCCGGATGCGCCTTGGCGATCAGCACTCTCACCATCCTGGCCACCCCGGCGCTCGCCGACCGCGACCCGCTGGCGGCCGGCTCGGCCCCGTCGCAGCCCGCGCCGACCATGGTGGACGCGATGAGCCGCGACCTCGGCATCACCAAGGAGCAGGCCGAGTCCCGCCTGCTCAACGAGGCGCGCCTCACCGGCACCGAGGCCAAGGTCCGGGAGAGCCTCGGCGGCGGCTTCGCCGGCTCCTGGCTCAGCGGGCCCACCTCCGCCACGCTCACCGTCGCCACCACCGACGCCGCCGCGGCGTCCAAGGTGTCCGGCACCGGCGTCCAGGCCGTGGTCGTCGAGCGCAGCCTCGCCCAGCTCAACGCCGTCAAGGACGCCCTGGACAACGCCGCCGCCAAGGCGCCGAAGTCCACCCCCGTCTGGTTCGTCGACGCGCGCACCAACAGCGTCGTCGTCCAGTCGTCCCAGCCCGCCGAGGCCGAGGCGTTCATCGCGGCCAGCGGCGCCGACAAGGCCGCCGTCCGCGTCGAGCGGTCGGGCGAGGCCCCGCGGACGTACTACGACCTGCGCGGCGGCGACGCCTACTACATCGGCAGCGGCAGCCGCTGCTCGATCGGCTTCTCGGTGCGGCGCGGCACCACGCCGGGCTTCGTCTCCGCCGGTCACTGCGGCAGGGCGGGCCAGACGACCTCCGGGTACAACAGGGTCGCGCAGGGCTCCTTCCAGGGCTCCTCGTTCCCCGGCAACGACTACTCCTGGGTGTCGGTGAACAGCAACTGGACCCCGGCCGGCGTCGTCAAGGGCAGCGGCGGCGCCAACGTCGCCGTCCGCGGCTCCACGGTGGCCGTCGAGGGCGCCTCGATCTGCCGGTCCGGCTCGACCACCGGCTGGCGGTGCGGCACCGTCCAGCAGCGCAACACCAGCGTGACCTACTCGCAGGGCACCGTGCGCGAGGTCACCCGCACCAACGTGTGCGCCGAGCCCGGCGACTCCGGCGGCTCGTTCATCTCCGGCAGCCAGGCGCAGGGCGTGACCTCCGGCGGATCGGGCAACTGCTCCTCCGGCGGCACGACCTTCTTCCAGCCGGTCAACGAGATCCTCTCGGTCTACGGCCTGACCCTCGTCACGAGCTAG
- a CDS encoding GntR family transcriptional regulator: MEASRARDVPVLTDAARRRADRARQIADLLRRQITHRHYDGGHLPLEAALAREFGTSRNTIREALDLLREEGLIDRCPGVGTRVAAEKYPHGLHRLLGLAETLREHGEVTNEVRTMGLIRPPAAVSARLEIPGGEPVVYVERVRRLNGVPLSLDLTYLVREVGEPLFEADLAHNDIFVLLERIAGQPLGMAELTVEAVNADAHTAAVLDAARGAALLMVERLAHLADGRPVDLEFIRFRGDRLTMRGHLTRSAGEA; encoded by the coding sequence ATGGAAGCGAGCCGGGCGCGGGACGTCCCCGTGCTGACCGACGCCGCGCGACGCCGCGCCGACCGGGCCAGGCAGATCGCCGACCTGCTCCGCCGCCAGATCACCCACCGCCACTACGACGGCGGCCACCTGCCGCTGGAAGCGGCCCTCGCCCGCGAGTTCGGCACCTCGCGCAACACCATCCGCGAGGCCCTGGACCTGCTGCGCGAGGAAGGGCTGATCGACCGCTGCCCCGGCGTCGGCACGCGCGTGGCGGCCGAGAAGTACCCGCACGGGCTGCACCGGCTGCTCGGCCTGGCCGAGACCCTGCGCGAGCACGGCGAGGTGACCAACGAGGTGCGGACGATGGGGCTGATCCGCCCGCCCGCGGCGGTCAGCGCCCGCCTGGAGATCCCCGGAGGCGAACCGGTCGTCTACGTCGAGCGCGTGCGGCGGCTGAACGGGGTGCCCCTGTCCCTCGACCTGACCTACCTGGTGCGCGAGGTCGGCGAGCCGCTGTTCGAGGCCGACCTGGCGCACAACGACATCTTCGTGCTGCTGGAGCGGATCGCCGGACAGCCCCTGGGCATGGCCGAGCTCACGGTCGAGGCCGTCAACGCCGACGCCCACACCGCCGCCGTGCTGGACGCGGCCAGGGGGGCCGCGCTGCTCATGGTCGAGCGGCTCGCGCACCTGGCGGACGGGCGGCCGGTGGACCTGGAGTTCATCCGCTTCCGCGGCGACCGGCTCACCATGCGCGGCCATCTGACGCGGTCCGCCGGCGAGGCGTGA
- a CDS encoding 4Fe-4S dicluster domain-containing protein, translated as MTLANTRLDVPVTINEALCIDGCTLCVDVCPLDSLAIHEVSGKAYMHVDECWYCGPCADRCPVDAVTVNIPYLLR; from the coding sequence ATGACCCTGGCGAACACCCGGCTCGACGTGCCGGTGACGATCAACGAGGCGCTGTGCATCGACGGCTGCACGCTCTGCGTGGACGTCTGCCCGCTGGACTCCCTGGCCATCCACGAGGTGAGCGGAAAGGCGTACATGCACGTGGACGAGTGCTGGTACTGCGGGCCGTGCGCCGACCGGTGCCCGGTCGACGCCGTCACCGTCAACATCCCCTATCTGCTGCGGTGA
- a CDS encoding ABC transporter substrate-binding protein → MRARIRAAAAALAAVAFLPGCSVAGNASSSDKITVVVGYQSKTINTVTAGTLLRSLGYLERRLGPKYRVEWQDHDTGAPITAKMVAGKIDIGSMGDYPLLINASRTQSAEPARTALVSVTGYNLRGGLNMVVVAPGSRATTLADLKGGKVSASVGSAGHGTLVQALRRAGIDGVETVNQQPPVGASALQAGDVAAYAQFVAWPGLLVFKGQARLLYDGSALGVPTFHGVVVRRAYAGERPEVVRAFLGAQIDATRYLHEHPLEAAQTVAKATGLPAEVVYLYNGPNGIATFDVTLKPRLVEALRNDVPYLASIGGDFKPVEVSRFADDSFLRAAYGPSYGADVAATANPARITGADSACGVPVNDAGTAGELWVSGTATRPAATPTCLLRQIRALGGTYRAAYVPDAATGTRWFADKAVWVRDPARDATARFLPFTTAAGAGEYVSRHDGARVVDFRTALKEA, encoded by the coding sequence ATGCGCGCGAGGATCCGCGCCGCCGCGGCCGCCCTGGCGGCGGTCGCGTTCCTGCCAGGCTGCTCGGTCGCGGGGAACGCCTCCTCCAGCGACAAGATCACCGTGGTCGTCGGCTATCAGTCGAAGACCATCAACACCGTGACCGCGGGCACGCTGCTGCGGTCGCTCGGCTACCTGGAGCGGCGGCTCGGCCCGAAGTACCGGGTCGAGTGGCAGGACCACGACACCGGCGCGCCGATCACCGCCAAGATGGTCGCCGGGAAGATCGACATCGGCTCGATGGGCGACTACCCGCTGCTGATCAACGCCTCGCGCACGCAGTCCGCCGAGCCCGCGCGCACCGCGCTGGTGTCGGTCACCGGGTACAACCTGCGCGGCGGCCTCAACATGGTCGTCGTCGCGCCCGGCTCGCGCGCCACGACGCTGGCCGACCTGAAGGGCGGCAAGGTCTCGGCGAGCGTCGGCTCGGCGGGGCACGGCACGCTCGTCCAGGCGCTGCGGCGGGCGGGGATCGACGGCGTCGAGACCGTGAACCAGCAGCCGCCGGTGGGGGCCTCGGCCCTGCAGGCGGGGGACGTCGCGGCGTACGCGCAGTTCGTGGCCTGGCCGGGGCTGCTGGTCTTCAAGGGGCAGGCGCGCCTGCTGTACGACGGGTCCGCGCTCGGGGTGCCGACCTTCCACGGCGTCGTCGTGCGCAGGGCGTACGCCGGGGAGCGGCCCGAGGTCGTGCGGGCGTTCCTCGGCGCGCAGATCGACGCGACCCGGTACCTGCACGAGCACCCGCTGGAGGCCGCGCAGACCGTGGCGAAGGCGACCGGGCTGCCCGCCGAGGTGGTCTACCTCTACAACGGCCCGAACGGCATCGCGACGTTCGACGTCACGCTCAAGCCCCGGCTGGTCGAGGCGCTGCGGAACGACGTGCCCTACCTGGCGTCCATCGGCGGCGACTTCAAGCCCGTCGAGGTGTCGCGCTTCGCCGACGACTCGTTCCTGCGCGCCGCGTACGGCCCCTCGTACGGCGCCGACGTGGCCGCCACCGCGAACCCGGCGCGGATCACCGGCGCCGACTCGGCGTGTGGCGTGCCGGTGAACGACGCGGGCACGGCGGGCGAGCTGTGGGTCTCGGGGACGGCGACCCGGCCCGCCGCGACCCCCACCTGCCTGCTGCGGCAGATCCGCGCCCTCGGCGGGACCTACCGCGCCGCCTACGTCCCCGACGCGGCCACGGGCACCCGCTGGTTCGCCGACAAGGCGGTCTGGGTGCGCGACCCCGCCAGGGACGCCACCGCCCGGTTCCTGCCCTTCACCACCGCGGCCGGGGCCGGGGAGTACGTGTCCCGGCACGACGGGGCGCGGGTCGTGGACTTCCGCACCGCGCTGAAGGAGGCGTGA
- a CDS encoding ABC transporter permease — MPVGTAPGPLARARQAPPAKARRAGRRSRLVRVASLAAAAALWQFLTAADVRLWLRFDRLPSPSEVAGTFGRRLSESGYYLDLAQSVIRILSGFTLAAVLGVAVGVLVARSPRAGDVLLPLLEVARPIPAIALVPIAILVFPRDEQGIVFITFAAAFFPVMVSTRHAVRALPTLWEDAVRTMGGGRRRVLVNVILPGVLPGVFGGLSVGMGVAWICVISAEMISGEFGVGYRTWQAYTVVDYPGVIVGMATIGLLGWLTSAGVELLGRRLTRWLPRAEGSS, encoded by the coding sequence ATGCCGGTCGGCACGGCGCCCGGCCCGCTCGCCCGGGCGCGGCAGGCGCCGCCCGCCAAGGCCCGCCGGGCGGGACGGCGGAGCCGGCTCGTCAGGGTCGCGTCCCTCGCAGCCGCCGCGGCGCTGTGGCAGTTCCTGACCGCCGCGGACGTGCGGCTCTGGTTGCGCTTCGACCGGCTGCCCTCGCCCTCGGAGGTCGCGGGCACGTTCGGGCGGCGGCTGTCGGAGTCCGGCTACTACCTCGACCTGGCGCAGAGCGTGATCCGCATCCTCAGCGGGTTCACGCTCGCGGCCGTGCTCGGCGTCGCGGTGGGCGTCCTCGTGGCCCGCTCGCCGCGTGCCGGCGACGTGCTGCTGCCGCTGCTGGAGGTCGCGCGGCCGATCCCGGCGATCGCGCTGGTCCCCATCGCGATCCTCGTCTTCCCGCGCGACGAGCAGGGCATCGTGTTCATCACGTTCGCCGCCGCCTTCTTCCCCGTCATGGTGAGCACCCGCCACGCCGTGCGGGCGCTGCCCACCCTGTGGGAGGACGCGGTGCGCACCATGGGCGGCGGGCGGCGGCGCGTGCTGGTGAACGTGATCCTGCCGGGCGTGCTGCCCGGCGTCTTCGGCGGGCTGTCGGTCGGCATGGGCGTGGCCTGGATCTGCGTGATCTCCGCGGAGATGATCTCCGGCGAGTTCGGCGTCGGCTACCGGACCTGGCAGGCGTACACGGTCGTCGACTACCCGGGGGTGATCGTCGGCATGGCGACCATCGGCCTGCTCGGCTGGCTGACCTCGGCCGGCGTCGAGCTGCTCGGGCGGCGGCTCACCCGGTGGCTGCCGCGCGCCGAGGGTTCCTCGTGA
- a CDS encoding ABC transporter ATP-binding protein: MTSGTAARRAAPARTGMGVRLTGVSLGYGGRRVLGEVDLEARPGEVLVVVGPSGSGKSTILRAVAGLLAPDSGTVTADGVPVTGPGPDRAMVFQEDALLPWRTVRGNVELPLDIRGVPRTARRAAAQDWIERVGLAGWEDRLPRELSGGMRQRVQLARSLAGAPRAVLMDEPFGALDAQTRGVMQRLLAQVLEDAPATVVFVTHDVEEALLLADRVAVLGRGGVHAVHDNDRAPGAGAALRGRILAELQELS, from the coding sequence GTGACCTCCGGCACCGCCGCCAGGCGGGCGGCGCCGGCCAGGACCGGCATGGGCGTGCGCCTCACCGGCGTGTCGCTGGGGTACGGCGGGCGGCGGGTGCTGGGCGAGGTGGACCTGGAGGCACGGCCCGGCGAGGTGCTGGTGGTCGTGGGGCCGTCCGGTTCCGGCAAGTCCACGATCCTGCGCGCCGTGGCCGGGCTGCTCGCGCCGGACAGCGGCACGGTGACCGCCGACGGTGTGCCCGTCACCGGCCCGGGACCCGACCGCGCCATGGTCTTCCAGGAGGACGCCCTGCTGCCCTGGCGCACCGTGCGCGGCAACGTCGAGCTGCCGCTGGACATCCGCGGCGTGCCGAGGACCGCGCGGCGCGCCGCCGCCCAGGACTGGATCGAGCGCGTGGGGCTCGCGGGCTGGGAGGACCGCCTCCCCCGCGAGCTGTCCGGCGGGATGCGCCAGCGTGTCCAGCTCGCCCGCTCCCTGGCGGGCGCTCCCCGCGCCGTCCTCATGGACGAGCCGTTCGGCGCCCTGGACGCCCAGACGCGCGGCGTGATGCAGCGCCTGCTCGCCCAGGTGCTGGAGGACGCGCCCGCCACCGTCGTCTTCGTCACCCACGACGTGGAGGAGGCGCTGCTACTCGCCGACCGCGTCGCCGTGCTCGGCCGGGGCGGGGTGCACGCCGTCCACGACAACGACCGCGCCCCCGGGGCCGGCGCCGCGCTGCGGGGCAGAATCCTCGCCGAACTGCAGGAGCTTTCATGA